The sequence aggttcTGCAGGACTGCGTTGTTCCCCGGAATGGACGTTTCGCAGGCCGGTGTTGTTTTCGGGTGCAGCGGGTATCAGAGAGCAGCATCCAGCCGCCAGACCCTCACCGCTACCGGATCTCACAGGCTGATCTGTGCCATGCATCCGcagtgagggatgatggagCCTCCAACCTGGGCTCAGCATGTCCCAGAGCTATTATACACATGATAGTTGCATGTGTTTATATTCGTTTCCTGCAGATTATCAGTGATCTGtagtatttttcttttgtgtgtgcaaAGCATCACTACCACCACCGTCACAGTGGCAGGGATGCCTCTCCAGTGATGGCTTCTGTCATCCAGCCTCCCTCCTcgaaaaacatctggatctcgGGCTGAGGCGTCATGGACAGCGGGAGCCGGGCTGCGACGGTCGGGGACGGAGCAGCCAATTTCACAGCATCGAACCTGTGGCTGGATCTGCTGAACGCGTCGGGCCGGTGGGACGGCGGCAGCATCCCGGCCGCCGAGCCCCAGGGCGGCGGGCTGGACGATCAGCAGCAGCGGCTCATCCGGGAGCAGAGCTACCGGGACTTCACCACAGCCATCCAGGTGTTCATCCTCTTGGGTTCGCTGCTCGGTGAGTCTGTGCGAACTCCAAACACACCAGGAATCAGAAaaggataaaaaacaacaacacatgtgatgaaatatttacaTGGATCGTTGCTCAGTTTGTTTTGGGACCTGTTGAAAACATTCTCTCTCTAAATGTTCCCATGAGCCTCAACTGGGCCAGTTCATGAGGATCCTCTGAGTCATAGTAATACAATATATGTGATGTagtttacaacaacaacaagatacAGAAGTATGGGTATATATCATCAGTATCTGGGTGAACAGGAAGAAGCAGGATGGTGTCTATgcaaaatgtgaaataataagCATGGGATTGGATTGGATCATATTTCCCAACTTAATAGACACATATTTGTTTCTCGTATTCATTTactcatgtttttttatgttataaTGAATCAGTCGTGTATTGGAAAACTAAAATATCTGAGGttatttacaacaacaacaacaaaccggTCTTCCACAAGTATGAAGCTCTGTGGTTGAAGCAGCAGGTTGGTGTTTGTGATGGTTattgaaatgtgaaaacatcaTAGCCCTGATAAGCATGGAATTGGATTGTACAatatttttgtcatattttctaTCTTAATAGACTTATGCCTGCAGGTTAGTTTTTCTCACTTATTTTCTTGTACATTTTGAAAGTATTTCAAGGTAAAAGGAATCAGAAAGGTTTTAGGGAACATCATATCATCATAACACTGGACTAAATATCGGAGTCTTTACCCGACACCCGTATTTATCAGAGCGCTGCTGGACGCGgcctttctctctcactgttgTGTTCCCACTGCAGGTGGTAAACACTCCCTTAGATAACGGTGTTATGGTTTAGGATGGAGCGGGTCAGAGTCAGCACGCCCTCCACTCCTTTGTGTTATTACTGAATGTATAGAGAGGTCAAGACATGCTCCAGTTCTTTGGTTATATCAACACCTTCCTATTAGCAGCCCTAGTGAGTGCCGCTGTCCATGTGGATTCATTCATTAGGTTAATAGGGAGGTGAGGTTGTGCTGCACCATtcatgaacaaaacaaacatacagaCTGTACATGAAACAGTTAAAAACTCTATAAGCTCCTGATCCCTTTAAAGTTAAGCtaggtttttaaagcacatTTCCCAGCCAGGGAATTATTGCTGCTAAACCCTGCCGAGGGATTTTGTTTTCTCACTACCATGGTCATAAGTTGACCTGAATTGAAAATTATATGACttatttaactggaagccaacTCCCAGTGCTTTTAATCCTGGTCAGAATTGTATCCCTGCTCGATAAACAGATTCTGTAGTGAGGCACACGATTTTGGAGCTAGAAGTCTTTTCTAGTTCTAGTTTGACGAATCAGATTTGAGAATAAGATTTGAATGCCCGCAGGTAAACGGTTTTACCTGCGGGCGGTTTTTACGCCACAACATGTTGGCCCTAGAAGCTAATTCCTCATTAGGCGACATTAGTTTGAGGCTAACTTGAATAATTTGATACCAAACAACATTATGAGAAGGAGCCTAGAAAACATGTGGAAAGCAGCCATGGACAATGTGTAATTAGAGTCTTCTTGTATTATTTGCTGGGTAATTGAAGGAGGAATAGCTGGAACACAAAGTGGTACTTAGCTAGTTCCCCTTATTTCACCATGAAATTAGCAGATATCAGCAAACACTTTGAGACCCAGAGGCATTTTGTTGCTGATGCCAGAAGAAGCaccgactgctgctgctgctgctgctgctgctgatgaagatgatgatgttgagAGTGAGGAAGGAGCTGCACATCTGTCTCCAACACTTTGAACACATCAGCAATGTGAAACACGATCCTTCTCTCCCAAACACACTATAATGCATTATATTAATGTGTTATTTGTCACAAACGGGGCTATTGTAGTATTTTGCCTCCACgctgcacaaaacacaaacaacttaGGTGCGGTTGTGAAAAGTGACTCGGACTTTGTTCCACTTTCAGAACCAGTTCACCTTGATGAAATACAGGGAAATTACACCAAAACTGGCTAAAGAAAGACTGTTGCTCAGCCATGACTCAGCTCCACCCCCTGCTGTGCAGTGAGATGTGGCGATAGACGGTCTGGAGCCATGAGGTTCTACCTTAGATAACCGAACCACCGGAAAAGAACAAGTAAATACATCCTGTGAAAGACACAGTCACGATTCCTTCATCACTGAGGGGAAAGCTGACCTTTGCTAATAAGAGTGTCTCAGGAGAGATCTTGAACTTTACATTTCCAGTGACACAGAGTCACGACTGTTCGGGTCGTGGAAGGTTAAGGAATGAAAGGATATCGGCAGTGAAtccatttaaaatatgtaaatcaattATATAATCATTTCACTTTTTTACGCAGTCAGTTTAGGGCCGGGAGACTGAGTTCATTTCACAATGAACAAAAGAaattatgataataattattttttggATAACAAGAAGGTTTTTGTATCGTTACAAAAGCCAGGATCTTTCTAGATAGTCAAACAGAACTTATTTCCAGGAATGAACAAGATACAGAATGTTGGTTTTATCATTGAAGGGAATCTGTGTGATATGTGGTGCATGGACATAAAAAAACTAGTTACAGGCTATAAATAAATGCTTTGTGTTTTCCCCTCTTCACGTTGCTCCTCGTCCGTgacacacaaagaaataaacaaaaacgtACCTCGTATTATTCACACGTTCACATTAAAGGTTTCACTCTGGCAGCAGCCAGTGTGCGAATGGAAGGATTATGAGTATTATAACTTTAAGATATCTTGATTTACAGCGTCAGTATTAGAACCAAAGACTCCATCTTATTTAATGGCTGAGTTGAGCACTTTTTTTgaggtaaataaagatggacgtgaGTCTTCATTTTCTTGCgttgaagccaaaacatctcagACACGGGGCCACCATCTTGTGCTCttgacatcatttggagccagagtcctCCCTGTGGCTGGCTTCAgtataataaagtatattttGAACTTTGGCGAGAATCAGGCTACCCTTATGTTATCCTGcctctatgctaagctaacgtcCTCTCTATACTTATTGCACGTTCTCATTTAATTCTCCTGCAGAAAGCAAACACACGTATTTCTGAAAATACCGAACTATTCCATGTTTAAATAATTCCCAGTATTAAGCAGAGGCTATTATCCATTATTTCCGATAAAGCACGGATCAGAGTTTGACTGTAAATCAGATCAGTGTGCCACTCTGTGCACGACACGCGCTAATATTGCCAACAATTGTAAATCGGGCCTGTGAGGAATTATGTGAGTTACGTGGTTATCTGGTGCTCTGCTCCTCTACCATTCATAAAGCAGGGTCGCATCTATAAGAGTAACAGTGGAGCCGCtaattgtgtttgtgatgtttcaCACTTTAGATTGTAACAGCTCGGGTGTTTAgactccatgtgtgtgtgtgtgtgtgtgtgtgggggggggggggggggggggggtctaactGCAGCTTATTAGCACGAGTCCAGACACATCACTGGTTGCTCGCGTTTTGCAGGAAGCAGACAAAAtaagcataaaaaaaacaactaatatTACTCTTTATTTTCATGCTGctacaaaagtgtgtgtgtgtgtgtttgtgtgtgtgtgtgtgtgtgtgtgtgtgtgtgtgtgtgtgtgtgtgtgtgtgtgtgtctgtgggggggggggggtattgtttGCTCTTCCTCAACATTGGCTcctgtgtgtggttgtcaagGTGTTCCTCAAGTGCCAGGTGAGTATTTCAGGCACAGAAGGACAAAGTGATTTTTGTAGACAATACAAGCTCTGACTATGAAAAAGTATATTATTAATTAGTCACAGCTATGACCATAATACCCTCAGAAACCACTTGTGTTCTTATTCATGTAGACGTGACACTTTTATCATAATTGCACGTTGGATGATCAACAATCAAGCTCATTAATGACGTAATTGTAGAGACGTCAACAAGGTCCTGTTCCAACCTGTTTCTTTGTTTAGGTGAGAAATTATTTAAAACgtgtaaaatatatatgtatatatgtgtttcTAATTCTGGATATGGTGTTGAAACTGTGATTCCCACGTACGTACGTCACTTGTGTTTCCACTGCTGGGAAAGTGAGACAATGCAGCGTTacaccttcacttcctgtcggaCTCACACAGCTCCTGTGGAAATTGTCAGTCATTAAATCCTGAGTGACTTTGCCACGTCTGAAATAGTGAAGATAAAAAACACCTTTTGTATTTTCCTTCCGTAATCGGCTTTCTCCTCCTTATCCCCTGTcacctccatctttcttttacATCGTTCTCTTCTTTATTTAAtagttcttctcctccttcttttctttcagagATAAAACTGCAGGTTGTTCattcaaatgtcttttaaaCTGGGTTTTACTGGAGTCTCATAAACTGCAGTTAGAATTCAACGTGCAAAATGAAGAGTCTAGCTCCATTAAcctatcaataaataaaacacttgttatcttataataaaaatgaaaacatctctTAAAGCTCTTCCCCTTACTCTCCAAACAGGAAACGCCACCGTGTTGTGGTGCACCAGCTGCACCAGCGTCTTCAAATCCGTGACCAATCGCTTCATCAAGAACCTGGCATGCTCCGGTATCTGTGCCGGCCTGGTGTGCGTCCCCTTCGACGTGGCCCTGGGAGCCGGCCCCCGCTGCTGCTGGTGGCTTCACACGCTGCTGCTCTGCAAGGCCGTCAAGTTCTTCCACAGACTCTTCTGCTCGGCCACCGTGCTCAGCTTCAGCGCCATCGCACTCGACAGGTCAGGAAACTTTTTAAACGATAAATAATTGTTGTTTGCActttaaccccttgtagacggatgtcgcgaatttgcctcaaacccaaTTCCTGTCTTAACACCGTCGAGGTGAcaattgtgcctgatggtgcaaatactacacgtACCAAGGAAGGTGTTGGAAGCACTCTGCATCTAGTGGTcgaagtggaaaatacatactagcccctagGGAcagtgcagcaaagttattttgagttattaatctgtattttaaatactgtgatgatggaacagcaatgattgtacagaaacatatgttgttattcaatttcaatcaaaagcagcatcaatctacagaccagagactggaaaacgtgttaaattaaggttatgccccattatgcctaatgtcgctaatttgcctcataccttaattttatatctactgtaaatgctatattgaaattaacaatctccacttaatttagcatctgtatgacagccaaaaacacaaataatatttgttttctataattggaaattaattcaggcagtaaggggttaatTTAAATCCACACATCTTACAATAGTAGTAAAAAAAAGAGCACTTTGTCCGTGAGTAGGATGAGAGAtgattttatttcatctctGCAGTCAGATCCGCTGGCTCGTGGGCACATCCCACTCACTTCCCTGCATTTAGAAATATCACTTGAGAGAAGTGGATGGTTTCAACCGATCATCTGATCACTTCATCAATATATTTACTCTCTGAGTCGGCGGAAGTAGTTCTGTtccaaaaaaattgaaacatcTACTACACGAGTGGAGCAGCATCAGGGCAGGATGGATTGCAGCAGATCCTGTGGTGTTAAATTCTCATTTCAACCTCGGTTCCACTGCTATAAAGATTATATCACCTCTGTCAAAACTAATACAAGCAGAACGCTATCAAACCGATGAATTATTAATTCAGAAGGAAGGACGCTGAGACTGACAATTCAGTCCTTTATTTGCTTTGCTGATGATTGAGAGACAACAATAGGATGAGAGAAACAATTATCTGTCAAACAGAAATGAGAGGAACACAACACACCTACATGATTTAATACAACATCgacaaagggagagaaaaaacgtTATATTGAAGTCAAGGTTTAGGTTATAGAATTATAGTTAAAAGTTTGATTCAGGCAACAAAAGCCTCCGACTAAGGAAATGGAGAAatatctgtctttcttttcgTCTTTCCTCATCTAATCAACTTCAAACCAGTTATACAAATAAGCTAAATGGAGAATTATCTGTCCGTCCATccatttgtctttctctctgacgACAGCAAAGTAAGTATTGGgacatgtgattgacagctagtaaaGTCCAATGGGTGCAACTTCAGATTTAAACTTCATATTTACAGTTTGACCTCCATTAAAGCGCCTGTATCATCTTCATGCTGAAATAAACCTTCTTGTGTCTGTAGATACTACTCTGTGCTGTACCCGTTAGAGAGGAAGATCTCCGACGCGAGGTCCAGAGATCTGGTCATCTACATCTGGGTCCACGCGGTGGTGGCCAGCCTGCCGGTGTTTGCAGTGACCAACGTGACGGATGTGTAcgtcacctcctcctgctcagagGACCACGCCCGCTCGCTGGGCCACATGGTGTACGTGTTGATCTACAACGTCACCACAGTGATCCTCCCGCTCGCCCTGGTCTTCGTCTACATGCTGCTGATCCGCCGAGCGCTCAGTGCCAgccagaagaagaaggtgatCATCGCGGCACTGCGGACGCCACAGAACAGCATCTCCATCCCGTACGTGTCCCAACGAGAGTCCGAGCTACACGCCACCCTGCTGGCTGTGGTGCTAGCCTTCTCCGCCTGCAGCGCCCCCTATGGGGCCCTGGTGGTTTATCGCACCATTTTGGCCGACACCAAGGAGCTGCCCATCTCACTGTATCTCACGGCCCTGTGGCTCCCCAAGGTGTCTCTGCTCACCAACCCCCTCTTGTTCCTGACTGTGAACCGCTCAGCGCGTCAGAGCTggatggagctgctggccagGATTCACAGACGTTACAGCCGCCGTAACGTGGTCAACACCGGGGGTCTGGCCTCTTTAGCGGCAGAGGGCGTGATTGGGGAACCTCAGGGACTTGACACAGCCGGCCGCTCTGGGAGCCAACTTCTGGAGATGTTCAACATCGGCCAGCAGCAGATCTACAGAccctctgaggaggaggaggatgcaggGAATGAGATTCCTTCTCAAGAATCAGGAAACTGCTGTGGGCCACAAGAGGACCTCAAGAGCCGATCGAGACTAGGGAGCCTCAGAGGGGAGGGGACCACCAAAAAGGACCCTATGCTGGGCACAGTGGGAGGACTGGTCATCACCAAAGAGGGCTCTCCTGCAATCATAGCCCCACGGAGCTCTCCGGTCCACATGTGTGCTTACGCCTCTTCATCGCAGGTGGCGCCAGCGACGCCAACAGAAGCTGAGGACTCTTCCCAGTTTGGCTTCGGACCGTTTGAGCTGCCTCCTCAGTGGTTACCTGAGACCAGGAACAGTAAGAAGAGGCTGCTGCCTCCGCTGGGCAACACGCCCGAGGAGCTGATCCAGACCAAGCTGCCCAGACCTCGGCCTGAGCGCAGAATCAGCAGAAACAATAAGGTCAGCACCATCCCCACTGTGGACCAGTGAAGAAGCCCTGCTGGGTGAGAAGCTCGCGTTCATTGGGGCGATTTTCAACCTTCTAGACTGGTTTCCATTTTATTCTCCAATGCAGACGTTTTGGTTTTCCACTTCACTGCCCAAAACTTTTGAAGCCCGAGGCACCAAAGTTTTCTTGTTGGACAGAAATCAATTTGACATAATGAACGACCTCGACAATGACGACGTGATTGAGAGCAGATACTGTTTGTCAATCTCCCTCTTTTGATTAGAGCTGGAATCAGTGGTTCAATGAAGACAGTGTGCAAATCCAATTAAGCTGAGAGATGCACTGATAATATAATGTGAGAATAAGTGAGGATATTGACTCTCCTAACACAGCATTT comes from Pleuronectes platessa chromosome 17, fPlePla1.1, whole genome shotgun sequence and encodes:
- the gpr176 gene encoding G-protein coupled receptor 176, translated to MDSGSRAATVGDGAANFTASNLWLDLLNASGRWDGGSIPAAEPQGGGLDDQQQRLIREQSYRDFTTAIQVFILLGSLLGNATVLWCTSCTSVFKSVTNRFIKNLACSGICAGLVCVPFDVALGAGPRCCWWLHTLLLCKAVKFFHRLFCSATVLSFSAIALDRYYSVLYPLERKISDARSRDLVIYIWVHAVVASLPVFAVTNVTDVYVTSSCSEDHARSLGHMVYVLIYNVTTVILPLALVFVYMLLIRRALSASQKKKVIIAALRTPQNSISIPYVSQRESELHATLLAVVLAFSACSAPYGALVVYRTILADTKELPISLYLTALWLPKVSLLTNPLLFLTVNRSARQSWMELLARIHRRYSRRNVVNTGGLASLAAEGVIGEPQGLDTAGRSGSQLLEMFNIGQQQIYRPSEEEEDAGNEIPSQESGNCCGPQEDLKSRSRLGSLRGEGTTKKDPMLGTVGGLVITKEGSPAIIAPRSSPVHMCAYASSSQVAPATPTEAEDSSQFGFGPFELPPQWLPETRNSKKRLLPPLGNTPEELIQTKLPRPRPERRISRNNKVSTIPTVDQ